Proteins co-encoded in one Stomoxys calcitrans chromosome 5, idStoCalc2.1, whole genome shotgun sequence genomic window:
- the LOC106080959 gene encoding zinc finger protein 40 isoform X2 produces the protein MEATTATTPAAGATTTKYYNKTKLQQTSNNNNNHQHPQSKSTTNNSKKNQQQTYRDLDRDSPEPQKKLTAKQAKQAAKLAAAAAAAQQQNAKNDNRQASPQQQQSKDVAKTMRVFLSTAVAAVAAATEKETNLQTKSIPASTQQQKQQQTSATIANTTANNNANNNTNAKAAATASPANNRSSSSTNNFVNSISNSSNFNKSDNSLNKHSNNNNNNNSSSNSSSKHNLSDNRQQQQQPQSNDHQNSTSDTLVNTALATSAVSNESSASAAAWNNSKYLHKKFKRLASTTENDVLQQEAEKLRTTSMSSASSSVSSPPPLPTTQLALSQQQVNAGTSSAATATQKEDSRVNPPKSESMHLRNGYLNKQQQNETITDNAALLQSQVLLQLAQQQQPQQQTPQQLNHSSSNADIVHNAATLPNSPAVGSGGAVAVGGGSAVSAAVSSGGRYICPYCNLSCTKPSVLQKHIRAHTNERPYPCDICGIAFKTKSNLYKHRRSRSHAARQKGIVVPPDADDGLSDQDVDPELSNSSSELLSRTGSPLEELTNSSHTNSQQLSEPHTLIPTPMNSASSAGASPLPPTSPISSRTAAYMQPSPQPQLQHQHQLPLGSPAAGTLPPATANISGATSQNSGISSAALTTSQKQAIDYKPYKPKFHNASLYASPKEEAAAVAAAAAAVSSLAMASTTSDTMTLAGGISEIMTPPQQQQTPPQFQTLTQQQQQKLVEAQSSNTPAQSLSHQQLYIEDQKLVSAHQSSAAHTTLVHMPPQPSPNHVTTPTPPHHPSQSPSTQIKLNNHISSHQLQQLQQQQQQQQLHQLQNQAPPLPHHLLTHASPLSFYLSQPPPGAPAALLHPSAHLSNQAFFNPMAAAAVVAQQQAFALHLMTPQQQQQFHHQLQHHQLQQQHLQQLQHSAAAVVAASLQPPQPTQSQAPPPPPLSLPPPAASQQQQPVAAASTAQNHLKASPSLVLGGGGVGGSLRQSPANNTLHQPKPTAVPAPSNIVHPTAQQSPLHYLVNAASAATALNTQPQVVSNKVAMDVLAEQNQQQQQQQVTMVGQRSNTNLLQTSHSAGIGEVTLNKEKLNEHINKIISQNEAIVENKELLLQKKYPKTLNRSRSFTNANSTNPTSSSSNSQSLQTTTGGPPSESATNAKLQQVIVQKQQQQQQLQQQQYIYQQQQLQQQQHLQKQRLIFAEKSMEEAPTAAMPINGTSKHLVAKHIQLQSQAALAPQQNLPPHSPAQIHQYRSNVLTVVPPHQMQQQQQIPTTAAAVVQPPPSHMVNVPLNLSSKSKPSIVLEERLDLCSKQPQGPLPQQPPPATPRKRHSIELQHQQQQSPASQTLNVATVNEASNSSNSSSQTNQPLAASSAAGGKYPPNNSIIKNLLLNARGLAVPMGEGEDAVYICPLCSMEFRTAEDLQLHNSTYCQGNNSSANSPASSPSHKYFRSNNMPLNMSDLKILSKNPLSLAKLAWSQLKTKPSNLVLNRLSASQANTSKSSSTTTTSATTTQPSNSSSITMHSLSSTSVGHSAPSSSPAANNTIVAITKSPLALNELPSRFVDTPLPSPGPLLGKTPLVDYTPNDSKHKSEEVIITKMHDDRMYNNVNFNDHLALNKRLKFDAVDKFASTSSKRIANITSGGEMQPLNALELSKKEERLKRFTSSGGCMIPLSECDDVDKSPKMIRTPLLSGGSFQEVSPKKESKLNLPLIHTSQLTPKLGLGLPSSSAPQHFQFPPINQITAYNPLTLPPTERVIPHVPGMPGPNSLTPQMPLPIATVTANLQQQPQQQQSAGGQQQHLQVPQQQKSRTVSPNRKQALSPMNVGTGNEAKTVSTFGGVQNLPSEFAKAPPSTNMRNVRNWNSAANNSNSNSKNNLQPTAGGEAAKSFKSFNFLRMADNLSPRKVIENKPPTDAETRHFNLERVAKDQLIIQQPSASSGSNKALSPSATNLTPLHVDTTSPSAGGENVDTTMGETKPKSKFLRPTSLPLRPGTFTPKRHHGITPTANTLPLISPETPRPSKECVQLYLNGNSYTYLGLKSSTKTFYCTLNCPQPSYVQDMHKLSMYSMWQQCAENNPHPLGLKPKEVMSLYDSRQKIQIYNMAESKKLSYTVVAAQQIVMTPFLHTQDKFYHHQLKPIAISDADNNASPSKEENNKSQQEAKDAAKDMSSSSASTSSAQTLVGGYESNENYTYIRGRGRGKYVCSECGIRCKKPSMLKKHIRTHTDVRPYTCKHCNFSFKTKGNLTKHMQSKTHYKKCIELGLNPGPMPADGEFLEPDMEFDQQSSTSAGGRTSSMGNAESDSEGDSSDNETESSNESDSAARSNVPASMNVNAAAEDNKSHLEHEAARCLLSLSMTPPIHTQNSEVANQVMVATTVIAASITSSSSTTPTPAIRRVISYTSPKPPFDYHKQEQYYSNPEEAMPKKLNNAAANNFEAAPMDLTKPRCPEPVIMVSTPITSVGVNPSTITHTQPNKPPALSSLPGPVQTQAQIEDVIFGGNRDESGLLKTMISVSSKVARSQPGISEEVRNLNEDMMLYDYRREQTLQYYKIKQTQLSRGSGTSTSNDITTNISSPTYPASMASTTTITTCATQVCNSVSSVNSVVVSSRESVVATSESKMEVMSLKLPKIEIVEHVETASTASAPGPLVNNEVQKTFKSSDESEETDEEPPAKKPSSQSDEKLGHNSNLPSAVLQPGTTDFSGVLSGGGSNSSNSSQQPTRTVIVGEDGFTTNNNEILPVHPRVPSHTNADGRPVCSICTKTFQKQSQLALHMNIHYMERKYKCDPCGVSFRTQGHLQKHERSEAHKNKVIMTSTFGVPTTSNPRPFECTDCKIAFRIHGHLAKHLRSKTHVQKLECLQKLPFGTYAEIERAGISLTEIDTSDCENSLISLRLLAQKLIEKDPTSKLGSYTTPSGVQDNNSNTGLVSQDSASEDGFQAAASAAASAIASLDNDSAANTPRRANSTSEDEGIAQSLNSNLKRRLPGTFSNGEDSDKDLSDSLHQDKRLRPDMPVAPDGVVNHLSSASPTAN, from the exons ATGGAAGCTACTACCGCAACAACGCCAGCAGCAGGAGCAACGACAACaaaatattataataaaacaaaactacaacagaccagcaacaacaataacaatcatCAACACCCACAAAGTAAGAGTACAACAAACAACAGTaagaaaaatcaacaacaaacatATCGTGATTTAGATAGAGATAGCCCAGAACCACAAAAGAAATTAACAGCAAAACAAGCTAAACAAGCAGCCAAATTAGCCGCGGCGGCTGCAGCAGCTCAgcaacaaaatgcaaaaaatgatAACAGACAAGCGTcgccacaacagcaacaatcgAAGGATGTTGCTAAAACGATGAGAGTATTTCTGTCGACAGCTGTAGCAGCGGTGGCGGCGGCGACGGAGAAGGAAACtaatttgcaaacaaaatcAATACCTGCTAGCAcacaacagcaaaaacaacaacaaacatcagCTACAATAGCTAACACCACCGccaacaacaatgccaataaTAATACAAATGCGAAGGCTGCTGCAACAGCGTCGCCGGCGAATAATCGCAGCAGCAGTAGTACCaacaattttgtaaatagcattAGTAAtagttcaaatttcaataaaagtgATAATAGTTTGAATAAacatagcaacaacaacaacaacaacaacagtagtaGTAATAGTAGTAGTAAACACAATCTAAGTGATAAtcgacaacaacagcaacagccacAAAGTAATGACCATCAGAACAGCACTAGTGATACATTAGTAAACACTGCTCTAGCAACATCAGCAGTGTCAAATGAGAGCAGCGCCTCTGCGGCGGCGTGGAATAATTCCAaatatttacacaaaaaatttaaacgtTTAGCAAGTACAACAGAGAATGATGTGTTACAACAAGAGGCTGAAAAATTGCGCACCACATCAATGTCATCGGCCAGTTCATCAGTTTCATCACCACCGCCACTACCAACAACGCAGCTGGCGTTATCACAGCAACAAGTTAATGCCGGGACTTCCTCTGCTGCAACAGCGACTCAAAAGGAGGACTCTCGAGTGAATCCCCCAAAAAGTGAGTCGATGCATTTAAGAAATGGTTATCTAAACAAACAGCAACAGAACGAGACGATTACGGACAATGCTGCTCTCTTGCAAAGTCAAGTCTTGTTGCAACTAGCTCAACAACAGCAACCTCAACAACAGACGCCACAACAATTAAACCATTCTAGCAGTAATGCGGATATTGTTCATAATGCAGCTACCTTGCCCAACTCACCAGCAGTTGGTAGTGGTGGTGCTGTTGCGGTTGGTGGCGGTAGTGCTGTGAGTGCTGCCGTTAGCAGCGGAGGTCGTTATATATGTCCCTATTGCAATTTAAGCTGTACCAAGCCCTCGGTGCTTCAGAAACATATTAGAGCCCATACCAACGAACGCCCCTATCCTTGTGACATTTGTGGCATTGCTTTCAAAACGAAAAGTAATCTTTACAAGCATCGCAG ATCTCGTTCACATGCTGCCCGCCAGAAAGGTATTGTAGTGCCACCCGATGCAGATGATGGCCTATCAGATCAGGACGTTGATCCTGAACTAAGCAACAGTAGTTCAGAATTG ttaAGTCGCACTGGTTCGCCTTTGGAAGAGTTGACCAACAGCAGCCATACAAACTCTCAGCAACTTAGTGAACCGCATACCCTAATTCCTACTCCCATGAATTCCGCCTCATCTGCTGGGGCATCGCCATTACCACCTACCTCACCAATTTCCTCCAGAACCGCCGCCTATATGCAACCAAGTCCTCAGCCACAGCTGCAGCATCAACATCAACTGCCTTTAGGTTCACCAGCCGCGGGTACCCTGCCTCCGGCAACAGCTAACATCTCTGGCGCTACTAGCCAAAACAGCGGCATTAGTTCGGCGGCATTAACCACATCTCAAAAGCAAGCCATTGATTAtaagccatataaaccaaaatttcataatGCCTCGCTATATGCATCTCCCAAAGAGGAGGCAGCAGCAGTGGCCGCTGCAGCCGCAGCTGTATCTTCTTTAGCGATGGCATCAACAACATCAGATACAATGACTTTAGCCGGGGGCATAAGTGAAATAATGACGCCACCACAACAACAGCAGACACCCCCGCAATTTCAAACGCTTacgcagcagcaacaacaaaaacttgtgGAAGCACAATCCAGTAATACCCCAGCACAGAGTCTAAGTCATCAGCAATTATATATTGAGGATCAAAAATTAGTCTCAGCTCACCAATCGTCTGCCGCCCACACAACATTGGTGCATATGCCGCCGCAACCCTCACCCAACCATGTGACTACACCGACACCACCCCACCATCCTTCGCAGTCGCCAAGTACCCAAATTAAGTTGAATAATCATATCAGTAGCCATCAATTGCAGCAgttgcagcagcaacagcaacagcaacaattgCATCAACTACAAAATCAAGCCCCACCTCTACCACACCATTTGCTGACTCATGCATCGCCTTTgagcttttatttgagtcaaCCACCTCCTGGTGCACCAGCGGCTCTTTTGCATCCCTCGGCCCACCTTAGCAATCAAGCTTTTTTCAACCCCATGGCAGCTGCTGCGGTGGTTGCTCAGCAACAGGCATTTGCACTGCATCTAATGACtccacaacagcagcaacagttCCATCATCAGTTGCAGCATCATCAGTTGCAGCAACAACATTTACAGCAGCTACAACATTCCGCCGCAGCAGTTGTTGCCGCCTCGCTTCAGCCACCGCAGCCAACACAATCTcaagcaccaccaccacctcctcTCTCTTTACCTCCTCCAGCTGCATCTCAACAGCAGCAGCCCGTTGCTGCAGCCTCTACAGCCCAAAATCATTTAAAGGCATCGCCATCATTAGTCTTAGGAGGGGGTGGTGTTGGTGGTAGCCTAAGACAGTCACCTGCCAACAATACTCTACATCAACCTAAACCTACTGCTGTTCCTGCCCCATCTAATATTGTACATCCCACCGCCCAACAAAGCCCTTTGCATTATCTGGTTAATGCTGCATCGGCAGCAACAGCTCTAAATACTCAACCTCAAGTAGTTAGTAACAAAGTTGCCATGGACGTTCTGGCCGAGCAAaatcagcagcaacaacaacagcaggtGACAATGGTAGGTCAGCGTTCCAATACAAATCTCTTACAAACCTCACACAGTGCAGGGATTGGCGAAGTGACCCTG AACAAAGAAAAACTGAACGAGCATATTAATAAAATCATATCGCAAAACGAAGCCATAGTGGAAAATAAAGAACTTTTGCTACAAAAGAAATATCCTAAGACCCTGAATAGATCGCGCAGCTTTACAAATGCCAATAGTACCAATCCCACGAGTTCATCCAGCAACTCACAATCTTTGCAGACAACAACGGGTGGTCCGCCCAGTGAATCAGCCacaaatgcaaaattgcagcaggTCATAgtgcaaaagcaacaacaacagcagcagctgcagcagcaacaatatatctaccagcagcagcaactgcaacagcaacaacatttgCAAAAGCAACGTTTAATATTTGCTGAAAAATCAATGGAGGAAGCCCCCACCGCCGCTATGCCCATAAATGGTACCTCAAAGCATTTGGTGGCAAAACATATCCAGTTGCAATCGCAGGCAGCTCTGGCACCGCAACAAAATCTCCCACCCCACTCGCCAGCTCAAATTCACCAATATCGATCAAATGTTCTCACCGTCGTACCCCCGCATCAaatgcagcagcaacagcagatTCCTACTACAGCCGCTGCAGTAGTGCAGCCGCCGCCATCGCATATGGTTAATGTTCCCCTAAACTTGTCCTCGAAATCAAAGCCCTCCATAGTATTGGAGGAACGCCTAGATTTGTGTTCAAAGCAGCCGCAAGGTCCACTGCCCCAACAACCGCCTCCGGCCACACCACGGAAGAGACATTCGATAGAGCTGCAGCATCAACAGCAGCAGTCCCCGGCCTCTCAAACTCTGAATGTAGCCACCGTAAATGAAGCTTCAAATTCGTCAAACTCCAGCTCGCAGACCAACCAACCCCTAGCTGCCAGCTCGGCAGCAGGTGGCAAATATCCTCCCAATAACTCTATAATTAAAAATCTACTATTGAATGCCCGTGGCCTCGCGGTACCCATGGGTGAGGGGGAAGATGCTGTCTACATATGTCCCCTGTGCTCCATGGAGTTTCGAACAGCTGAAGATTTACAATTGCACAACAGCACTTATTGTCAAGGCAATAACAGTAGTGCGAACTCTCCCGCCTCCTCACCATCTCACAAATATTTTCGCTCCAATAACATGCCATTGAATATGAGCGATTtgaaaattctctccaaaaacCCGCTTTCATTGGCTAAACTTGCTTGGTCGCAATTGAAAACTAAGCCCAGCAATTTGGTGCTTAATCGTTTGAGCGCTTCCCAGGCGAATACCTCAAAGAGTAGCAGTACCACTACAACATCGGCCACCACAACACAGCCCAGTAACAGCAGCTCTATAACAATGCATTCTTTATCAAGTACATCGGTGGGTCACTCAGCCCCATCATCATCGCCTGCCGCCAACAATACTATAGTGGCCATAACTAAATCTCCTTTGGCCCTTAATGAATTGCCCTCACGTTTTGTTGATACGCCTCTACCCTCACCGGGACCTCTTTTGGGCAAAACTCCCCTAGTGGATTATACACCGAACGATTCCAAGCACAAGTCGGAAGAAGTTATCATAACCAAAATGCATGATGATCGAATGTACAACAATGTCAACTTCAATGATCATTTGGCCCTCAACAAACGGTTAAAATTTGATGCTGTGGATAAATTTGCCTCCACCAGCAGCAAGCGAATAGCGAATATAACCAGCGGTGGAGAAATGCAACCATTAAATGCTTTGGAACTCTCCAAGAAGGAAGAACGTTTGAAACGTTTCACTTCGTCCGGTGGCTGCATGATACCGCTTTCAGAATGTGATGATGTGGACAAAAGCCCAAAAATGATTAGGACTCCCTTACTGTCAGGAGGCAGCTTTCAAGAGGTATCACCTAAAAAGGAATCAAAATTGAACCTGCCCTTAATTCATACGTCTCAACTAACTCCGAAATTGGGTTTGGGGTTGCCTTCGTCGTCAGCGCCACAGCATTTTCAATTTCCTCCCATTAACCAAATAACGGCTTACAATCCTCTGACATTGCCGCCAACGGAAAGGGTTATACCCCATGTACCGGGTATGCCAGGGCCCAACAGTTTAACGCCACAAATGCCCCTACCCATAGCTACAGTTACAGCAAACCTGCAGCAACAGCCGCAACAGCAACAATCTGCGGGAGGTCAACAACAGCATCTACAAGTGCCACAACAGCAGAAGTCCAGAACGGTTAGCCCTAACCGCAAGCAAGCGTTAAGTCCTATGAATGTGGGCACAGGCAATGAAGCTAAGACAGTGTCCACCTTTGGTGGTGTACAAAATTTGCCCAGCGAATTTGCCAAGGCTCCACCCTCAACAAATATGCGTAACGTAAGAAACTGGAATTCAGCCGCCAACAATAGCAACAGCAATAGCAAAAATAATTTACAACCCACAGCTGGAGGAGAGGCGGCGAAGTCCTTTAAGTCTTTCAACTTTTTGCGCATGGCCGATAATCTCAGTCCCCGCAAAGTCATTGAAAATAAACCACCAACAGATGCTGAAACGCGCCACTTCAATTTGGAAAGAGTGGCCAAAGATCAGTTGATAATACAACAACCTAGCGCCAGTTCCGGTTCGAACAAAGCTCTTTCGCCATCTGCCACAAATCTTACACCTCTGCATGTGGATACCACCAGCCCGAGTGCAGGTGGAGAAAATGTAGACACCACAATGGGAGAGACCAAACCCAAATCGAAATTCCTTAGGCCAACAAGTTTACCTTTAAGACCAGGAACTTTTACCCCCAAGAGACATCATGGAATTACTCCCACCGCCAATACCTTGCCTTTGATATCACCCGAAACACCAAGGCCATCCAAGGAATGTGTCCAACTGTATTTAAATGGAAATTCTTACACCTATTTGGGTTTGAAATCCAGCACCAAGACATTCTACTGTACCCTGAACTGCCCACAGCCGTCATATGTGCAGGATATGCATAAGCTGTCTATGTACAGCATGTGGCAGCAGTGTGCTGAAAATAACCCTCATCCCTTGGGTTTGAAACCCAAGGAAGTCATGTCCCTCTATGACTCCCGACAGAAGATACAGATCTACAACATGGCCGAAAGTAAAAAACTTTCCTACACTGTGGTGGCCGCACAGCAAATTGTGATGACTCCCTTCCTGCATACCCAAGACAAGTTTTATCACCATCAATTGAAACCTATTGCCATTAGTGATGCCGATAATAATGCCTCTCCCTCCAAAGAGGAAAATAATAAATCTCAACAAGAGGCTAAAGATGCGGCCAAAGATATGTCCAGTTCTTCAGCTTCCACATCATCGGCTCAAACTTTGGTGGGTGGCTACGAATCGAATGAGAACTATACCTACATCAGAGGCCGGGGACGTGGTAAATATGTCTGCTCTGAATGTGGAATACGCTGCAAGAAACCCTCCATGCTGAAGAAACACATACGCACTCACACCGATGTTAGGCCCTACACTTGCAAGCATTGTAATTTCAGCTTCAAGACCAAAGGCAATCTGACCAAGCACATGCAATCCAAGACCCATTATAAGAAGTGCATAGAATTGGGCCTCAACCCAGGACCTATGCCAGCCGATGGTGAGTTTCTGGAACCTGATATGGAATTCGATCAGCAATCCTCCACTTCTGCCGGCGGTAGGACCTCGTCCATGGGCAATGCAGAGTCCGATTCTGAGGGTGATTCCAGTGACAACGAAACCGAGAGCAGCAATGAGTCAGATTCGGCGGCGCGCTCCAATGTGCCTGCGAGTATGAATGTCAATGCAGCCGCAGAGGACAACAAATCGCATTTGGAACATGAGGCGGCTAGATGTCTGCTATCGCTCTCCATGACTCCTCCAATACACACCCAGAACTCGGAAGTTGCCAACCAGGTGATGGTGGCGACGACAGTAATTGCAGCATCTATAACCTCCTCATCCTCTACGACACCCACACCGGCCATTAGGCGAGTAATATCGTATACATCTCCAAAGCCTCCCTTTGACTATCACAAACAGGAACAGTACTACTCAAATCCAGAAGAAGCCATGCCCAAGAAACTTAACAATGCTGCTGCGAATAATTTTGAAGCGGCACCAATGGATTTAACCAAGCCCCGCTGTCCAGAACCCGTCATAATGGTCTCAACCCCCATAACTTCTGTCGGTGTAAATCCATCAACTATCACCCATACTCAGCCTAACAAACCACCCGCTTTGTCTTCTTTGCCGGGACCAGTGCAAACACAAGCCCAAATTGAGGATGTAATATTTGGAGGCAATCGTGATGAGTCAGGTCTTTTGAAAACAATGATTTCGGTTTCCTCCAAAGTGGCACGCAGCCAGCCGGGCATATCCGAAGAAGTGCGAAATCTTAATGAAGACATGATGCTATACGACTACAGGCGCGAACAGACCCTGCAATATTATAAAATCAAACAAACTCAATTGAGCCGCGGTTCGGGTACCAGTACATCGAACGACATTACCACCAACATTTCTTCGCCCACTTATCCTGCCTCCATGGCGTCGACGACTACAATAACTACGTGCGCTACACAGGTTTGTAACAGCGTATCCTCGGTCAACTCAGTGGTGGTAAGCTCTCGGGAATCTGTGGTAGCAACAAGCGAATCTAAAATGGAAGTAATGTCTCTGAAATTGCCAAAAATAGAGATTGTGGAGCATGTCGAAACAGCATCAACAGCATCAGCTCCAGGTCCATTGGTTAATAATGAGGTTCAGAAAACGTTTAAATCTTCAGATGAGAGCGAGGAAACTGATGAAGAGCCACCTGCGAAAAAGCCCTCATCGCAAAGTGATGAAAAACTCGGACACAATTCCAATTTGCCCTCCGCCGTGTTGCAACCGGGTACCACAGACTTTTCCGGAGTACTTTCTGGTGGAGGTTCAAATAGTAGCAATTCGTCGCAACAACCCACACGTACCGTCATAGTGGGCGAAGATGGTTTCACAACGAAtaacaatgaaattttacccGTGCATCCACGGGTCCCATCGCATACCAATGCCGACGGACGTCCCGTGTGTTCCATATGTACCAAAACTTTCCAAAAGCAATCGCAGTTGGccttgcacatgaacattcacTATATGGAGCGCAAATACAAATGTGATCCGTGTGGGGTATCCTTTCGCACACAGGGTCATTTGCAGAAGCATGAACGATCGGAGGCCCATAAAAACAAGGTCATAATGACTTCAACATTTGGTGTGCCCACAACTTCGAATCCCCGGCCTTTTGAGTGTACCGACTGCAAGATAGCTTTTCGCATACACGGCCATTTGGCCAAACATTTGAGATCCAAGACACATGTCCAAAAACTGGAATGCTTGCAAAAATTGCCTTTTGGCACCTATGCGGAAATCGAAAGGGCTGGCATTAGTCTTACAGAGATCGATACCAGTGATTGTGAGAACTCTTTGATATCATTGcgtctattggctcaaaaattAATCGAAAAAGATCCCACTTCAAAATTGGGCAGCTATACCACACCTTCGGGAGTGCAGGATAATAATTCGAACACCGGTTTAGTGTCGCAAGACAGTGCCTCTGAAGATGGTTTCCAAGCGGCAGCAAGTGCTGCAGCTTCAGCTATAGCCTCTTTGGATAATGACAGTGCTGCCAATACCCCTAGGCGAGCAAATTCAACTTCAGAGGATGAGGGCATAGCACAGTCTTTGAATAGCAATCTGAAGAGACGTTTACCCGGTACCTTTAGCAATGGCGAAGATAGTGATAAAGATTTATCCGATTCCCTGCATCAGGATAAACGTTTGCGCCCAGATATGCCAGTGGCCCCTGATGGTGTGGTTAATCATTTGAGTTCAGCTAGTCCTACGGCAAACTGA